One segment of Candidatus Methylomirabilota bacterium DNA contains the following:
- a CDS encoding fumarylacetoacetate hydrolase family protein produces MPIGVSDAVDRLVKNRASGQTMPPLSESASDLSVETAYRIQRALESKLVEGGDRVVGWKAGFTNATLQESYGVKEPVLGFLLASGVFASGDAVPISRFTVAGLEVEMAFLMKADLAGPGVTPVSALLVVEGAMPAFELIDFRLSGKLRAADVIADGVLANGIVLGWPLGPVTGIDLALEGVVFEQNGERVATATAAEVMGNPLNSLAWLANALGGQGGKLRAGDIVMTGSISKVLRPKAGDSVRASFTRLGSVSCRFV; encoded by the coding sequence ATGCCCATCGGCGTGAGCGATGCCGTCGACCGCCTCGTCAAGAATCGCGCGAGCGGCCAAACCATGCCTCCCCTGTCCGAGTCTGCCTCCGATCTCTCCGTCGAGACGGCGTACAGGATTCAGCGCGCGCTCGAGAGCAAGCTCGTCGAGGGGGGAGACCGCGTGGTCGGCTGGAAGGCCGGCTTCACGAACGCGACCCTGCAGGAGAGCTATGGCGTGAAGGAGCCCGTGCTGGGCTTCCTGCTCGCGTCGGGCGTCTTCGCGAGCGGCGACGCCGTGCCCATCTCGCGCTTCACCGTGGCCGGGCTGGAAGTGGAGATGGCCTTTCTCATGAAGGCCGATCTCGCCGGTCCGGGCGTCACCCCCGTTTCCGCGCTCCTCGTGGTGGAGGGCGCCATGCCCGCCTTCGAGCTGATCGACTTCAGGCTCTCGGGCAAGCTGCGGGCGGCCGACGTGATCGCCGATGGGGTCCTCGCCAATGGCATCGTGCTCGGCTGGCCGCTCGGCCCTGTGACGGGGATCGATCTCGCGCTCGAGGGCGTGGTGTTCGAGCAAAATGGCGAGCGCGTGGCCACGGCCACCGCCGCCGAGGTCATGGGTAATCCGCTCAACTCGCTCGCCTGGCTGGCCAATGCACTCGGCGGGCAGGGAGGCAAGCTCAGGGCCGGCGATATCGTCATGACCGGCTCCATCTCCAAGGTGTTGCGTCCCAAGGCGGGCGACTCCGTCCGCGCGTCGTTCACCCGGCTCGGCTCGGTCTCCTGCCGCTTTGTCTGA